One Bradyrhizobium sp. CCGB12 genomic window carries:
- a CDS encoding alpha-glucosidase — protein sequence MELEITQSGFAVSISGRRILTHSATAPCFFVGQGNDSITMHRGRFEIEDRVAERCPLAHAEMDGEMIALAAAKGQPPRLGVTLEANALVLRALDPSVNRFWLRVVADRDENVWGGGEQFSYFDLRGRRFPLWSSEPGVGRDKTTEITFKADVAGQAGGDYYHTNYPQPTYVSSARYALHVATFAYGAFDFRDHSFHEIEVWTVPERIELFAAPTFVGLVEMLSSRFGRQPPLPEWIYNGAIIGLKDGANSFNRLAKIREAGVKVAGLWCEDWVGIRQTAFGARLFWDWQANETRYPGLRQRIAELGNDGIRFLGYVNPYLCDDGVLFKEAEDADYFVKDSSDRTALIDFGEFHCGIVDFSNPDAAAWFSEEIIGVRMLDYGLSGWMADFGEYLPTDVRLANGVDAKLMHNQWPTLWAEVNAEAVASRCKIGEALFFMRAGFTGAQKYCPLLWAGDQSVDFSRHDGLVTVICAALSSGLLGNAFHHSDIGGYTSLFGNVRTPELFMRWAEMAAFTPVMRSHEGNRPRDNLQVDDDPAVLSHFARMTAIYVQLSPYLRRLSLEATRRGLPVQRPLFLHHEEDRRTYGIQDCYLYGRDVLVAPVWQASEDERKLYLPARTDWIHVWTGQSFAGGQDISIKAPLGRPAVFYRADTEFETLFVGLRDV from the coding sequence CTGGAACTAGAGATCACCCAATCCGGCTTCGCGGTTTCCATTTCTGGCCGCCGAATTCTCACCCATAGTGCCACGGCGCCATGCTTCTTTGTGGGGCAGGGGAACGATAGCATCACGATGCATCGCGGTCGCTTCGAGATCGAAGATCGCGTTGCCGAACGCTGTCCGCTGGCGCATGCCGAGATGGACGGCGAAATGATCGCGCTTGCCGCCGCCAAGGGGCAGCCCCCGCGGCTGGGCGTCACGCTCGAGGCCAACGCGCTGGTGCTGCGGGCCCTTGATCCATCCGTCAACCGATTTTGGCTGCGTGTCGTTGCCGACCGGGACGAGAATGTCTGGGGCGGAGGCGAGCAATTCTCCTACTTCGATCTGCGCGGGCGGCGGTTTCCGTTGTGGAGTTCGGAGCCAGGCGTCGGGCGCGACAAGACCACCGAGATCACGTTCAAGGCAGACGTGGCGGGCCAAGCGGGCGGCGACTACTATCATACGAACTATCCCCAGCCGACTTATGTGTCCTCGGCGCGCTATGCGCTTCACGTCGCAACGTTCGCCTATGGTGCTTTTGATTTTCGTGATCATTCCTTTCACGAGATTGAAGTCTGGACCGTTCCGGAGCGCATTGAGCTGTTCGCCGCGCCGACCTTCGTCGGACTGGTGGAGATGCTGTCCAGCCGTTTTGGACGCCAGCCACCACTTCCAGAGTGGATCTACAATGGCGCGATCATCGGCCTGAAGGATGGAGCGAACTCGTTCAATCGCCTCGCGAAGATACGTGAAGCAGGCGTCAAGGTTGCCGGTCTGTGGTGCGAGGATTGGGTCGGGATTCGGCAGACTGCTTTCGGCGCGCGACTGTTCTGGGACTGGCAGGCAAACGAGACACGGTATCCGGGCCTCCGACAGCGCATCGCCGAATTGGGCAACGACGGCATTCGCTTTCTCGGCTATGTGAACCCGTACCTCTGCGACGACGGCGTTCTGTTTAAGGAGGCGGAGGATGCGGATTATTTCGTCAAGGATAGCTCCGACCGAACCGCCCTGATCGATTTCGGCGAATTTCACTGCGGCATCGTCGATTTCAGCAATCCGGACGCCGCGGCATGGTTCTCCGAAGAGATCATCGGCGTGAGGATGCTCGATTACGGCCTGTCTGGCTGGATGGCCGATTTTGGCGAGTACCTGCCGACCGACGTGCGTCTCGCCAACGGCGTCGATGCGAAGCTCATGCACAATCAATGGCCGACGCTATGGGCAGAGGTGAACGCGGAGGCAGTGGCGAGCCGATGCAAGATTGGCGAAGCGCTGTTTTTCATGCGCGCCGGCTTCACGGGCGCGCAGAAATATTGCCCTTTGCTCTGGGCCGGTGATCAATCGGTCGACTTTTCGCGGCATGACGGCTTGGTCACGGTGATCTGCGCCGCGCTGTCGTCGGGACTGCTCGGCAATGCGTTTCACCATTCCGATATCGGCGGCTACACGAGCCTGTTCGGCAATGTCCGCACGCCCGAACTCTTCATGCGCTGGGCCGAGATGGCGGCATTCACGCCGGTGATGCGTAGTCACGAAGGTAACAGGCCCCGTGACAATTTGCAGGTCGACGACGACCCCGCAGTCCTCTCGCATTTCGCCAGAATGACTGCGATCTACGTTCAACTCTCGCCCTATCTCAGGAGATTGTCGCTGGAAGCAACTCGCAGGGGCCTTCCGGTGCAGCGTCCGTTGTTCCTGCATCACGAAGAAGACCGGCGGACCTACGGCATTCAGGATTGCTATCTCTATGGTCGGGACGTGCTGGTCGCACCCGTCTGGCAGGCATCAGAAGATGAGCGGAAACTCTATCTTCCGGCGAGGACCGACTGGATTCACGTCTGGACGGGCCAGTCATTTGCCGGCGGCCAAGACATATCGATCAAGGCGCCGCTCGGGCGGCCCGCAGTCTTCTACAGGGCAGATACGGAATTCGAAACGCTGTTTGTTGGACTTCGGGACGTATAG
- a CDS encoding ABC transporter substrate-binding protein produces MSLGRISKITGLLLGFGVFAFATGASADTSLKLFVTSQGQPGIWRKVLDQYEARNPGVKVTIELGGATSDLQAQYLNTVLTAKDSSLDVLMLDVIRPAQFAAAGWTSPIASENMSSYLRAYAEANTVDGKVVALPAFADSMFLYYRKDLLDKYGLQPPKTWDELAAAAKKIADGEQNSNLQGLSFQGKAIEGAVCTFLVPYWSQGKTIVKDGKLDFDREAAAKSLALWKGFADSGVAKKNIAEVATDDTRKEFQAGNVVFAVNWAYAWAMTQGADSAVVGKVGVARLPAVSGGEQATCLGGWEWGVSAFSKHQEEAKKLVAYLSSPEVSKFMAINGSLLPTYGKLYKDADVTKAVPWFADAQPIVETAKPRPVTPRYNEVSEAIRTTVNAVLAGVTTPADGAAQIEARLKRILR; encoded by the coding sequence ATGAGTTTGGGACGCATTTCAAAGATAACGGGACTGCTGCTCGGGTTTGGAGTATTCGCATTCGCGACCGGCGCGTCCGCCGACACCTCGTTGAAGCTCTTCGTCACAAGCCAGGGTCAGCCCGGCATCTGGCGCAAGGTGCTCGATCAATACGAAGCGCGCAATCCGGGCGTCAAAGTCACTATCGAACTGGGCGGCGCGACCTCGGATCTGCAGGCGCAATATCTCAATACGGTCCTCACGGCGAAGGACTCTTCACTCGACGTGCTGATGCTCGACGTCATTAGGCCGGCGCAATTTGCGGCTGCGGGCTGGACCAGCCCGATCGCAAGCGAAAACATGTCGTCTTATCTCCGCGCTTATGCGGAGGCGAACACCGTCGACGGCAAGGTCGTGGCGCTCCCCGCCTTTGCGGATTCCATGTTCCTCTACTATCGCAAGGACCTGCTCGACAAATACGGGCTCCAGCCGCCAAAAACCTGGGACGAACTCGCGGCCGCCGCGAAGAAAATCGCGGACGGTGAGCAGAATTCGAACCTGCAGGGCCTCTCGTTCCAGGGCAAGGCGATCGAAGGTGCGGTCTGCACTTTCCTCGTACCCTACTGGAGCCAGGGCAAGACGATTGTGAAGGACGGCAAGCTCGATTTCGATCGTGAGGCCGCGGCGAAATCGCTCGCACTTTGGAAGGGCTTCGCCGATAGTGGTGTCGCCAAGAAGAACATTGCCGAAGTTGCGACCGACGACACGCGCAAGGAGTTCCAAGCCGGCAACGTCGTATTCGCGGTGAACTGGGCCTACGCATGGGCCATGACGCAGGGCGCGGACTCCGCCGTGGTCGGCAAGGTCGGCGTCGCACGGCTCCCGGCAGTCAGTGGCGGCGAACAGGCGACTTGCCTCGGAGGTTGGGAATGGGGCGTTTCCGCCTTTTCCAAGCATCAAGAGGAGGCGAAGAAACTCGTCGCGTATCTGTCGAGCCCCGAAGTCTCCAAATTCATGGCCATCAACGGCTCGTTGCTGCCGACTTACGGCAAGCTCTACAAAGACGCGGACGTGACTAAGGCGGTGCCGTGGTTCGCCGACGCTCAGCCGATTGTCGAGACGGCGAAGCCGCGTCCGGTGACGCCGCGTTACAACGAGGTCAGTGAAGCGATCCGGACCACCGTCAACGCGGTGCTTGCGGGCGTGACCACGCCGGCGGACGGCGCTGCCCAAATCGAGGCTCGCCTGAAGCGGATCCTCCGCTAA
- a CDS encoding carbohydrate ABC transporter permease translates to MTFTFKNAAGRVDARRTRLSRWLDPDETTLAVLLLAPAAILLSVMIVYPVGRLIYTSFLDLSLTSGLPARFAGLANYQQMLEDPVFWQATWNTILITLITVPGALLVGLGLALLANLPFQMRWPVRLSLLIPWALPLAFAGLIFAWFFHSEYGVVNDVLNRIGLPGVVWFNSPRLAFAAICLAIIWKASSFMAMIILAGLQTIPRSLYEAADVDGAGRVRQFFEITLPLLKPTIVVALIFRTITALQTFDIPYMMTGGGPGTATATLAMYIHQNTVSFLDLGYGSALAVVMFGLSMCVTALYLRMIRGSESAS, encoded by the coding sequence ATGACATTCACGTTCAAGAACGCAGCCGGTCGCGTCGATGCGCGACGTACAAGGCTGTCGCGTTGGCTCGACCCGGACGAAACGACGCTCGCCGTGCTGCTCTTGGCACCCGCCGCGATCCTGCTCAGCGTGATGATCGTCTATCCAGTGGGCCGGCTCATCTACACGAGCTTCCTCGACCTGTCGCTGACCTCGGGCCTGCCGGCGCGGTTCGCCGGCCTCGCCAACTATCAGCAGATGCTGGAAGATCCCGTCTTTTGGCAGGCGACCTGGAACACGATCTTGATCACGCTCATCACAGTGCCCGGCGCGCTGTTGGTCGGACTCGGACTTGCGCTGCTCGCCAATCTGCCGTTCCAAATGCGATGGCCGGTGAGGCTCTCGCTTTTGATTCCTTGGGCGCTCCCGCTTGCGTTCGCGGGCCTGATCTTTGCATGGTTCTTCCATTCGGAATACGGCGTCGTCAACGACGTGCTCAATCGGATCGGCCTGCCGGGCGTGGTCTGGTTCAATTCGCCGCGTCTCGCCTTCGCCGCGATCTGCCTCGCCATCATCTGGAAGGCTTCGTCCTTCATGGCGATGATTATCCTTGCCGGATTGCAGACCATTCCGCGTTCCCTCTACGAGGCCGCGGACGTCGACGGGGCAGGGCGTGTGCGGCAGTTCTTCGAGATCACGCTGCCGCTGTTGAAGCCCACGATCGTGGTCGCTCTGATCTTCCGCACCATTACCGCGCTGCAGACCTTCGATATTCCCTACATGATGACGGGAGGCGGGCCGGGTACCGCCACTGCGACGTTGGCGATGTACATCCATCAGAACACCGTGTCATTCCTCGACCTCGGTTATGGATCGGCGCTTGCGGTGGTGATGTTCGGCCTTTCGATGTGCGTCACGGCGCTTTACCTGCGCATGATCCGCGGCAGCGAGTCCGCATCATGA
- a CDS encoding SDR family NAD(P)-dependent oxidoreductase → MLEVGNRIVMVSGASRGIGRAVVDRLLASGFRVSAGLRDPSRLAGSERLMTHRYDAEDTKSPISWVNATVARWGGVDAIVNAAGINPKVRVSDEGENELDEMWRVNVKGPLRLVRATLPHLAVCGHGRVINLGSLAGKRVGSNVGYAMTKFAVVALTHGIRREGRAAGIRATVICPGYVATDMTLNDDEIPRHEMSQPGDIARLVETALMLPNNASVSEMLVHCQFEPML, encoded by the coding sequence ATGTTGGAAGTCGGCAATCGGATCGTCATGGTCTCGGGGGCTTCGCGCGGCATCGGACGCGCCGTCGTCGACCGGCTCCTGGCCTCGGGCTTCCGCGTATCGGCGGGGCTTCGCGACCCGAGCCGTCTCGCCGGGAGCGAGCGGCTCATGACGCACCGCTATGATGCCGAAGACACCAAGAGCCCGATCTCCTGGGTCAACGCAACGGTCGCGCGGTGGGGCGGCGTCGATGCCATCGTCAACGCCGCCGGCATCAATCCGAAGGTGCGTGTCTCCGACGAGGGCGAGAACGAGCTGGATGAAATGTGGCGCGTGAACGTCAAGGGTCCGCTGCGCCTCGTCAGAGCCACCCTCCCTCACTTAGCCGTCTGCGGTCATGGCCGGGTCATCAATCTGGGATCTCTCGCCGGAAAGCGTGTGGGGAGCAATGTTGGCTATGCGATGACCAAGTTCGCCGTGGTTGCACTCACCCACGGCATTCGCCGGGAAGGACGCGCGGCCGGCATTCGGGCGACGGTGATCTGCCCAGGCTACGTTGCCACCGACATGACGCTGAACGACGACGAGATTCCCCGGCACGAGATGAGCCAGCCCGGCGACATCGCCCGCCTGGTGGAAACCGCGCTCATGCTGCCGAACAATGCCTCGGTCTCCGAGATGCTCGTACACTGCCAGTTCGAGCCGATGCTATAG
- a CDS encoding ABC transporter ATP-binding protein: MASVSLRKLEKSYGAFRVVKAIDLEIIDGEFVVLVGPSGCGKSTTLRMIAGLESISSGEVRIGDRIVNDLPPRERDIAMVFQDYALYPHKTVRENMGFSLKVRGANPAEADAKISVAAEMLGITHLLDRRPGQLSGGQRQRVAMGRAIVRRPQVFLFDEPLSNLDAKLRGQVRTEIKRLHQTIGTTIVYVTHDQVEAMTLADRIVILRGGDIEQIGTPDEVYNNPANVFVGSFVGSPSMNFAKARASHGYLDFADGNRLPLAALTRTGIAAADGREFIVGIRPEHFTSGTSDVGLNCEVQVVEPLGSDTLVHFSVGGATLTARLPPELRPRTGEAFRLGLDPAKIHLFDAETERALQ, from the coding sequence ATGGCTTCGGTCAGCCTGCGCAAGCTTGAGAAGAGCTATGGCGCGTTCCGCGTCGTGAAGGCCATCGATCTCGAGATCATCGATGGCGAGTTCGTGGTGCTGGTTGGCCCGTCCGGCTGCGGCAAATCGACGACGCTGCGCATGATCGCCGGACTCGAAAGCATCAGCAGCGGTGAAGTCCGGATCGGCGATCGGATCGTCAACGATCTGCCGCCGCGCGAGCGCGACATTGCCATGGTGTTCCAGGACTACGCGCTCTACCCGCACAAGACAGTTCGCGAGAACATGGGATTCAGCCTGAAGGTGCGGGGCGCGAACCCTGCGGAAGCGGACGCAAAGATCAGCGTCGCGGCGGAAATGCTCGGCATCACCCATCTTCTCGATCGGCGGCCCGGACAGCTCTCCGGTGGACAGCGCCAGCGGGTTGCAATGGGCCGGGCCATCGTTCGACGGCCGCAGGTGTTTCTATTCGATGAGCCGTTGTCCAATCTCGACGCGAAGCTGCGCGGTCAGGTGCGCACGGAAATCAAAAGGCTGCACCAGACGATAGGAACCACCATCGTCTATGTGACCCACGATCAGGTCGAGGCGATGACATTGGCCGATCGCATTGTCATTCTTCGCGGCGGCGATATCGAGCAGATCGGAACGCCCGATGAGGTCTACAACAATCCGGCCAACGTCTTCGTCGGCAGCTTCGTCGGCTCTCCGTCGATGAACTTCGCCAAGGCTAGGGCTTCCCACGGCTATCTCGATTTCGCCGACGGCAACCGTCTGCCGCTTGCGGCTTTGACCCGCACCGGAATCGCAGCCGCTGACGGGCGCGAATTCATCGTCGGCATCAGGCCCGAGCATTTCACATCCGGGACGTCTGATGTCGGCCTGAACTGCGAGGTCCAGGTCGTCGAGCCGCTTGGCTCCGATACGCTGGTGCATTTCTCGGTGGGCGGCGCGACATTGACCGCGCGGTTGCCGCCCGAGTTACGCCCGCGAACCGGTGAGGCGTTCAGGCTGGGCCTCGACCCTGCAAAGATTCATCTGTTCGATGCGGAGACGGAGCGTGCCTTGCAGTAA
- a CDS encoding sugar phosphate isomerase/epimerase, which produces MKMIKGPAIFLAQFAADSAPFNSLDSICGWVASLGYEGVQIPSWDSRLFDLKRASESQDYADEVRGIAASHGLAITELSTHLQGQLVAVHPAYDAAFDGFAVPEVRGNAKARTEWAVDQVKRAILASRRLGITAQATFSGALAWPYVYPWPQRPAGLIEAAFDELARRWRPILDYADEHGVDLAYEIHPGEDLHDGISYEMFLERVKGHKRANLLYDPSHFVLQQLDYLDYIDIYHQRIKAFHVKDAEFNPTGRQGVYGGFQSWVDRAGRFRSLGDGQVDFGAIFSKLTQYDYDSWAVLEWECALKHPEQGAREGAEFIKSHIIRVTDKAFDEFAGSGTDDAANRKMLGIS; this is translated from the coding sequence ATGAAGATGATCAAGGGACCGGCGATATTCCTCGCTCAGTTCGCGGCCGACTCGGCGCCGTTCAACTCCTTGGACTCGATCTGCGGGTGGGTTGCCTCGCTCGGCTACGAGGGAGTTCAGATTCCGAGTTGGGATAGTCGGCTCTTCGACCTGAAGAGGGCCTCGGAGTCGCAGGACTACGCCGACGAGGTGAGGGGGATCGCGGCCAGCCACGGGCTTGCGATTACCGAGCTTTCGACCCATCTCCAGGGCCAGCTCGTTGCCGTTCACCCGGCCTATGACGCGGCATTCGATGGCTTCGCCGTACCGGAGGTGCGCGGCAATGCGAAGGCGCGCACGGAGTGGGCCGTCGATCAGGTCAAGCGTGCGATCTTGGCGTCCAGGCGGCTCGGGATCACGGCGCAGGCGACCTTCTCCGGCGCACTTGCCTGGCCTTATGTCTACCCCTGGCCGCAGCGTCCGGCTGGCCTTATCGAGGCCGCTTTCGACGAACTCGCCAGGCGCTGGCGACCGATCCTCGACTATGCCGACGAGCACGGTGTCGATCTCGCTTATGAGATCCACCCCGGCGAGGATCTTCACGACGGCATCTCCTATGAGATGTTTCTCGAGCGGGTGAAGGGACACAAGCGCGCGAACCTGCTTTACGACCCATCTCACTTCGTGCTGCAACAGCTCGACTATCTCGACTACATCGACATCTACCACCAGCGCATCAAGGCATTTCACGTCAAGGACGCCGAGTTCAACCCGACGGGCCGCCAGGGCGTCTATGGCGGCTTCCAGAGCTGGGTCGACCGTGCCGGCCGCTTCCGATCGCTCGGCGACGGCCAAGTCGATTTCGGCGCTATCTTCTCGAAGCTCACGCAATACGACTACGACAGCTGGGCGGTGCTCGAGTGGGAATGCGCGCTGAAACATCCCGAGCAGGGCGCGCGCGAAGGTGCCGAGTTCATCAAGAGCCATATCATCCGGGTGACAGATAAAGCCTTCGACGAGTTCGCAGGCTCCGGCACCGACGACGCAGCGAACCGCAAGATGCTCGGCATCTCCTGA
- a CDS encoding LacI family DNA-binding transcriptional regulator has product MAPPKPTRTRRKMQRVTIMDVAARAELSPSTVSLYFRKPDAVSAAASESIARAIEALDYVPNLMAGGLAAASSRVVSIIVPSVRNAFFAETVAALQDELGKQRLQVMLSHTEYKEHDEENLVRTALAWAPAAVVLTGLSHSTATRRLLCDSKVPVVEIWELGSQTMDMAVGFHHDQVGHAAASHLVQRGRKRLLFLGARLHEDRRAARRAQGFVETARNVPDVTAEIIQHPAPASAEVGAMLLGEALHRFPDVNGIACSNDHIALGVIFECQRLGVAIPERLSVVGFGDLSFSAASNPSLTTIRPPGDLIGKEAARLIIARISHADVNPEQAVIDTRFTLLHRQSS; this is encoded by the coding sequence ATGGCGCCACCAAAGCCCACACGCACCCGGCGCAAGATGCAGCGGGTCACGATCATGGATGTGGCGGCGCGCGCCGAGCTATCGCCGTCCACAGTGTCCCTCTATTTCAGGAAGCCCGATGCGGTCTCGGCGGCGGCGAGCGAGTCGATCGCACGCGCCATCGAGGCGCTCGACTACGTGCCGAACCTGATGGCCGGCGGCCTCGCGGCGGCGTCATCGCGCGTCGTGAGCATCATCGTGCCATCCGTCCGCAATGCGTTCTTCGCCGAGACCGTCGCGGCACTGCAGGACGAGCTCGGCAAGCAGCGACTGCAGGTGATGCTCAGCCACACCGAGTACAAGGAGCACGACGAGGAAAACCTGGTCCGCACGGCGCTGGCCTGGGCGCCCGCCGCCGTCGTCTTGACCGGCCTCTCGCACAGCACCGCGACGCGCAGGTTGTTGTGTGACAGCAAGGTGCCGGTCGTCGAAATCTGGGAGCTCGGATCCCAGACCATGGACATGGCGGTCGGTTTTCACCACGATCAGGTCGGTCATGCCGCCGCGTCGCATCTCGTTCAGCGCGGCCGCAAGCGATTGCTGTTTCTCGGCGCCCGCCTGCACGAGGATCGCCGCGCGGCACGGCGCGCCCAGGGCTTCGTCGAGACGGCGCGGAACGTGCCTGATGTCACGGCGGAGATCATCCAGCATCCAGCACCCGCGAGCGCCGAGGTCGGTGCCATGCTGCTCGGCGAGGCCCTGCATCGCTTTCCAGATGTGAACGGGATTGCCTGCTCCAACGATCACATCGCCCTCGGCGTGATCTTCGAGTGCCAGCGCCTCGGCGTCGCAATCCCCGAGCGCCTGTCGGTGGTGGGCTTCGGCGACTTGAGCTTCAGCGCGGCGTCCAATCCGTCGTTGACCACCATCCGCCCGCCGGGCGACCTGATCGGGAAGGAGGCCGCGCGGCTGATCATCGCAAGAATCTCGCACGCCGATGTCAACCCGGAACAGGCCGTCATCGATACGCGTTTTACTCTGCTCCATCGGCAGAGCAGCTAG
- a CDS encoding Gfo/Idh/MocA family protein — MTIATNKAGDHGRIRLGMVGGGQGAFIGAVHRIAARIDDQFELVASALASDPVRAKASAKELGIADDRAYGSLEEMAKAEAARADGIEAVSIVTPNHMHSPVAKVFLEAGIHVICDKPLTTTVAEAEELVALVRKTGRVFVVTHNYTGYPMVRQARAMVANGDLGEIRLVQAEYLQDWLTERLEASDHKQAAWRTDPARSGAGGCIGDIGTHAYNLACFVTGLELEELLAQLSTFVEGRRLDDDVQILLKWKGGAKGMLWASQVAVGNENGLTLRVYGSKGGLEWAQENPNQLWFTPYGRPKQLLTRGGAGALGEAGRVTRVPSGHPEGYLEGFATIYAEAARAIRAARVGEKSDPDVIFPAVEDGLAGVKFIDAAVRSSACKGTWVRMT, encoded by the coding sequence ATGACTATTGCAACCAACAAAGCCGGCGATCATGGTCGTATCCGACTCGGCATGGTCGGCGGCGGCCAGGGGGCCTTCATCGGCGCCGTCCACCGCATTGCCGCTCGCATCGACGACCAGTTCGAACTTGTGGCCAGCGCGCTCGCGTCGGATCCGGTGCGAGCCAAAGCGTCCGCGAAGGAGCTCGGCATCGCCGACGACCGTGCCTATGGCTCCCTCGAGGAGATGGCCAAGGCGGAAGCCGCGCGAGCGGACGGGATCGAGGCGGTCTCGATCGTGACACCGAACCACATGCATAGTCCGGTCGCTAAGGTCTTCTTGGAAGCCGGCATTCACGTGATCTGCGACAAGCCGCTGACGACGACCGTTGCCGAGGCCGAGGAGTTGGTGGCGTTGGTCAGGAAGACGGGTCGGGTCTTCGTGGTGACGCACAACTACACCGGCTACCCCATGGTCCGGCAGGCCCGCGCCATGGTCGCGAATGGCGACCTCGGCGAGATCCGGCTGGTCCAGGCCGAGTATCTCCAGGATTGGTTGACGGAGCGATTGGAGGCAAGCGACCATAAACAGGCGGCATGGCGTACGGACCCGGCCCGATCCGGCGCCGGCGGGTGCATCGGCGATATCGGCACCCACGCCTATAATCTCGCCTGCTTCGTCACCGGCCTTGAGCTCGAGGAACTGCTCGCCCAACTGTCGACCTTCGTCGAGGGACGGCGCCTCGATGACGATGTCCAGATCCTCCTCAAGTGGAAAGGTGGTGCCAAGGGCATGTTGTGGGCGAGCCAGGTCGCCGTCGGCAATGAGAACGGCCTCACACTGCGCGTCTACGGCAGCAAAGGCGGCCTCGAGTGGGCGCAGGAGAATCCGAACCAGCTCTGGTTTACGCCCTACGGCCGGCCGAAGCAGCTCCTGACCCGCGGCGGCGCCGGCGCCTTGGGCGAGGCGGGTCGGGTTACCCGCGTCCCCTCCGGCCACCCCGAGGGTTACCTTGAAGGTTTCGCAACAATTTATGCTGAGGCAGCGCGCGCCATCCGCGCGGCAAGGGTCGGTGAAAAGTCGGATCCTGATGTGATCTTCCCGGCCGTTGAGGACGGCCTGGCAGGCGTGAAGTTCATCGATGCTGCTGTGAGGTCCTCGGCATGCAAAGGCACCTGGGTTCGGATGACGTAA
- a CDS encoding SDR family oxidoreductase, whose translation MGFSDYRTALVTGASSGIGAATVRRLRAEGLEVHALARDARRLASLSAETGCHACAADVNDLDALRRLASSVEFDVLVNNAGQSRRGNILETTPDDVDALVDVNLRAVLHLTRLIVPGMAMRNSGHVVNISSIAGHYAFGANATTFNSSVAYHATKAGIHSLSQQLRVDLYGTCVRVTEVSPGRVATSIFQNQNAADNPDARFVGGFETLQSEDVADAIAFAVGSPARMNVATIEVVPTFQVVGELRFASRSEAARLKEMRSGADHA comes from the coding sequence ATGGGATTTTCGGACTACCGAACGGCGTTGGTGACGGGCGCATCCTCAGGTATCGGGGCTGCGACGGTTCGGCGTCTCCGTGCCGAGGGGCTCGAGGTTCATGCGCTGGCGCGCGACGCCCGCCGGCTGGCCAGCCTGTCGGCCGAGACCGGATGCCACGCATGTGCGGCCGATGTGAACGATCTCGACGCCTTGAGGCGCCTTGCGAGCTCGGTCGAATTCGATGTTCTCGTCAACAACGCCGGCCAGTCGCGGCGCGGCAATATCCTGGAAACAACGCCTGACGATGTCGACGCCCTGGTCGACGTCAATCTGCGGGCAGTCTTGCACCTGACGAGGCTGATCGTGCCAGGCATGGCGATGCGGAACAGCGGCCACGTGGTCAATATCTCGTCGATCGCCGGCCACTATGCCTTCGGCGCGAACGCCACGACATTCAATTCATCCGTGGCCTACCACGCGACGAAGGCCGGCATTCATTCACTGTCGCAGCAGTTGCGCGTCGATCTCTACGGCACTTGCGTCCGCGTCACCGAAGTCTCGCCCGGGCGCGTGGCGACGAGCATCTTCCAGAACCAGAACGCCGCCGACAATCCGGATGCCCGCTTCGTCGGCGGCTTCGAGACGCTCCAGTCCGAAGACGTCGCGGATGCCATTGCGTTCGCGGTGGGATCGCCGGCGCGGATGAACGTCGCGACGATCGAGGTCGTACCCACGTTCCAGGTCGTCGGTGAATTGCGATTCGCGAGCCGATCCGAGGCCGCACGTTTGAAAGAAATGAGAAGTGGAGCTGACCATGCCTGA